A genomic segment from Barrientosiimonas humi encodes:
- the purF gene encoding amidophosphoribosyltransferase, producing MPGEKSPQDACGVFGVWAPGEEVAKLTYFGLYALQHRGQESAGIATSDGRSILVYKDMGLVSQVFDESSLGSLRGHLAIGHTRYSTTGGSTWENAQPTLGGHDGGTVALAHNGNLVNTVELRDLVDQRTNGRYSGELGRGSTSDTALVTALLAADPDRSLENAAREVLPLLKGAFCFVFMDEHTLYAARDPQGVRPLALGRLENGWVVASETAALQTIGASVVREVEPGELIAIDQDGLRSHRFAEPRPKGCVFEYVYLARPDAVIRGRVVQEARVDMGRRLAREHPVDADLVIGVPESGVPAATGYAQESGIPFGQGFVKNAYVGRTFIQPSQTLRQLGIRLKLNPLEHTIRGKRLVVVDDTIVRGNTQRAQVRMLREAGAKEVHVRISAPPVTWPCFYGIDFATRAELIANGLDTEGIRASIGADSLGYISQEGMVAATEQPPSQLCTACFDGVYPIGLPDEDSLGKHVLETLPVEVRTGHDRSIRHRPEDEVPRRPDAEGVSLGVAGGAENALLRP from the coding sequence ATGCCCGGCGAGAAGTCCCCGCAGGACGCCTGCGGGGTCTTCGGGGTCTGGGCCCCCGGTGAAGAGGTGGCGAAGCTCACCTACTTCGGGCTCTACGCCCTGCAGCACCGGGGTCAAGAATCCGCTGGCATCGCGACCAGCGACGGGCGCAGCATCCTGGTCTACAAGGACATGGGGCTGGTCAGCCAGGTGTTCGACGAGTCGAGCCTGGGCTCGCTGCGCGGGCACCTCGCGATCGGGCACACGCGCTACTCGACCACCGGCGGCAGCACCTGGGAGAACGCCCAGCCGACGCTCGGTGGCCACGACGGCGGCACGGTCGCGCTGGCGCACAACGGCAACCTGGTCAACACCGTCGAGCTGCGCGACCTCGTCGACCAGCGCACCAACGGCCGCTACTCCGGCGAGCTCGGCCGCGGCAGCACCAGCGACACCGCCCTGGTCACCGCGCTGCTCGCCGCCGACCCCGACCGCAGCCTCGAGAACGCCGCGCGCGAGGTGCTGCCGCTGCTCAAGGGCGCCTTCTGCTTCGTGTTCATGGACGAGCACACGCTGTACGCCGCCCGCGACCCCCAGGGCGTGCGCCCGCTGGCGCTGGGCCGGCTCGAGAACGGCTGGGTCGTCGCGTCCGAGACGGCCGCGCTGCAGACCATCGGCGCGAGCGTCGTGCGCGAGGTCGAGCCCGGCGAGCTCATCGCCATCGACCAGGACGGCCTGCGCAGCCACCGCTTCGCCGAGCCGCGGCCCAAGGGCTGCGTGTTCGAGTACGTCTACCTCGCCCGGCCCGACGCCGTGATCCGTGGCCGGGTGGTCCAGGAGGCCCGGGTCGACATGGGTCGCCGGCTGGCGCGCGAGCACCCGGTCGACGCCGACCTGGTGATCGGCGTGCCCGAGTCGGGCGTGCCGGCCGCCACCGGTTACGCCCAGGAGAGCGGCATCCCGTTCGGCCAGGGCTTCGTCAAGAACGCCTACGTCGGGCGCACCTTCATCCAGCCCAGCCAGACCTTGCGCCAGCTGGGCATCCGGCTCAAGCTGAACCCGCTCGAGCACACCATCCGCGGCAAGCGGCTCGTGGTCGTCGACGACACGATCGTGCGCGGCAACACCCAGCGCGCCCAGGTGCGCATGCTGCGCGAGGCCGGCGCCAAGGAGGTCCACGTGCGCATCTCGGCGCCGCCGGTGACCTGGCCCTGCTTCTACGGCATCGACTTCGCCACCCGCGCCGAGCTGATCGCGAACGGCCTTGACACCGAAGGCATTCGGGCGTCGATCGGGGCCGACTCGTTGGGCTACATCTCCCAGGAGGGGATGGTCGCCGCGACCGAGCAGCCGCCCAGCCAGCTGTGCACGGCCTGCTTCGACGGCGTCTACCCGATCGGTCTGCCCGACGAGGACTCCCTCGGCAAGCACGTGCTGGAGACCCTGCCCGTCGAGGTCCGCACCGGCCACGACCGTTCGATCCGGCACCGTCCCGAGGACGAGGTCCCGCGCCGCCCCGACGCCGAGGGCGTGTCGCTGGGCGTCGCCGGCGGCGCCGAGAACGCCCTCCTGCGCCCGTGA
- a CDS encoding spermidine synthase, translated as MPDSTNLEVRWDERGGATVVRDGHPQSYVAPDDPELLVFEYVQHLAIGLDLLPAGRIGVTHVGGAGLTLARYVQHVRPGSAQIVLEPDEALTELVRRELPLPRGHRIRVRPVDGATGLGALKDASADAVVVDAYDRGRVPADLTHSGTAAAYARVLRPAGLLLLNLADEPGLRYVRRVIATLPEVLPHMALVATHEVLKGKRFGNLVVLASDSPLDENSLRRRAAAADFPTGVRGLAETRRLAQGATPLTAPGEESPQPPDAGRWRLR; from the coding sequence GTGCCGGACTCCACCAACCTCGAGGTGCGCTGGGACGAGCGCGGCGGGGCGACCGTGGTGCGCGACGGGCATCCGCAGTCGTACGTCGCGCCGGACGACCCGGAGCTGCTGGTCTTCGAGTACGTGCAGCACCTTGCGATCGGGCTGGATCTGTTGCCAGCGGGGCGGATCGGCGTCACCCACGTCGGCGGCGCGGGGCTGACCCTGGCGCGCTACGTCCAGCACGTGCGGCCGGGCTCGGCCCAGATCGTGCTGGAGCCGGACGAAGCCCTGACCGAGCTCGTACGCCGGGAGCTGCCTCTCCCGCGCGGTCACCGGATCCGGGTGCGGCCCGTCGACGGCGCGACCGGGCTGGGCGCGCTGAAGGACGCGAGCGCCGACGCCGTGGTCGTGGACGCCTACGACCGGGGCCGGGTGCCCGCCGACCTCACCCACTCCGGCACCGCGGCGGCCTACGCGCGGGTGCTGCGGCCGGCCGGGCTGCTCCTGCTGAATCTCGCCGACGAGCCGGGCCTGCGCTACGTGCGTCGGGTGATCGCCACGCTGCCGGAGGTGCTGCCGCACATGGCGCTGGTCGCGACGCACGAGGTTCTCAAGGGAAAGCGGTTCGGGAATCTCGTTGTGCTGGCGTCGGATTCGCCGTTGGACGAAAACTCTTTGCGACGTCGCGCTGCTGCCGCCGACTTCCCGACCGGGGTGCGCGGGCTGGCCGAGACGCGGCGGCTCGCACAGGGCGCCACGCCGCTGACGGCACCCGGCGAGGAGTCACCCCAGCCACCGGACGCGGGTCGCTGGCGGCTGCGCTGA
- a CDS encoding PPOX class F420-dependent oxidoreductase: MSSDPLRDLLADRHLAVLATIRRDGRPQLSTVVYVYDRDRDLVQVSITDDRAKTKNLRRDPRATLHVSGADGWTYVVAECRAEVGPVATEPDDEAVEELVDIYRRASGEHPDWADYRRAMVAERRVPLRLFVERLLGTAG; the protein is encoded by the coding sequence ATGAGCTCCGACCCGCTCCGCGACCTGCTCGCCGACCGGCACCTCGCCGTGCTCGCGACGATCCGCCGTGACGGGCGACCGCAGCTGTCGACGGTCGTCTACGTCTACGACCGCGACCGTGACCTCGTGCAGGTCTCGATCACGGACGACCGCGCCAAGACCAAGAACCTGCGGCGCGACCCGCGCGCGACGCTGCACGTGAGCGGCGCCGACGGCTGGACGTACGTCGTCGCCGAGTGCCGCGCCGAGGTCGGCCCGGTCGCGACCGAGCCCGACGACGAGGCCGTCGAGGAGCTGGTGGACATCTATCGCCGGGCAAGCGGCGAGCATCCGGACTGGGCGGACTACCGCCGCGCGATGGTGGCCGAGCGGCGCGTGCCGCTGCGGCTGTTCGTCGAGCGGCTGCTGGGCACCGCCGGCTAG
- the purM gene encoding phosphoribosylformylglycinamidine cyclo-ligase has product MSDSPMTYSAAGVDVEAGDKAVELMKASVRRAQRPEVMGGLGGFAGLFDASLLAGMRSPVLATSTDGVGTKVAIAQAMDRHDTIGFDLVGMVVDDIVCCGAEPLFMTDYIATGKVVPERVAAIVSGIAAACEQAGVALIGGETAEHPGLLAEDEYDVAGAATGVVERADLLLPERVQVGDVVLGLAASGLHSNGYSLARAVFDRAGWALDRDVPELGSTLGEALLTPTRVYTADLLQLIRTEGIDVHALSHVTGGGLAANLARVLPAGTLARVDRASWTPPAIFEVIRQVGSVPVTDLERTLNMGVGFCAVLPAEQAGTALEVCAGLGLPAWVLGEVIDPAAAEPGVEVVSGAKGSVGGGCQLVGEHPLAD; this is encoded by the coding sequence ATGAGCGACTCCCCGATGACGTACTCCGCCGCGGGCGTCGACGTCGAAGCCGGCGACAAGGCCGTCGAGCTGATGAAGGCGTCCGTCCGCCGGGCGCAGCGCCCCGAGGTCATGGGCGGGCTCGGCGGGTTCGCCGGGCTGTTCGACGCCTCGCTGCTGGCCGGGATGCGCAGCCCGGTGCTGGCCACCTCGACCGACGGCGTCGGCACCAAGGTCGCCATCGCCCAGGCGATGGACCGGCACGACACGATCGGTTTCGACCTGGTCGGCATGGTCGTCGACGACATCGTCTGCTGCGGCGCCGAGCCGCTGTTCATGACCGACTACATCGCCACCGGCAAGGTCGTGCCCGAGCGGGTCGCCGCGATCGTCTCCGGCATCGCCGCCGCCTGCGAGCAGGCCGGCGTCGCGCTGATCGGCGGCGAGACGGCCGAGCACCCGGGGCTGCTCGCCGAGGACGAGTACGACGTCGCGGGCGCCGCCACGGGCGTCGTCGAGCGTGCGGACCTGCTGCTGCCCGAGCGGGTGCAGGTCGGTGACGTGGTGCTGGGGCTCGCGGCCTCGGGCCTGCACTCCAACGGATACTCGCTGGCCCGTGCGGTGTTCGACCGCGCCGGGTGGGCGCTGGACCGCGACGTGCCCGAGCTGGGCAGCACGCTGGGCGAGGCGCTGCTCACGCCGACGCGCGTCTACACCGCCGACCTGCTGCAGCTGATCCGCACCGAGGGCATCGACGTGCACGCGCTGTCGCACGTCACCGGCGGCGGGCTCGCCGCCAACCTCGCGCGGGTGCTCCCGGCCGGGACGCTCGCGCGGGTCGACCGCGCCAGCTGGACACCACCGGCGATCTTCGAGGTGATCCGCCAGGTGGGGTCGGTGCCCGTGACCGACCTGGAGCGCACGCTCAACATGGGCGTGGGCTTCTGCGCCGTGCTGCCCGCGGAGCAGGCGGGCACGGCCCTGGAGGTCTGTGCTGGTCTCGGTCTGCCGGCGTGGGTGCTCGGCGAGGTGATCGACCCGGCGGCGGCTGAGCCTGGCGTCGAGGTGGTCAGCGGTGCCAAGGGCAGCGTCGGCGGCGGATGTCAGCTGGTGGGTGAGCACCCGCTCGCCGACTGA
- a CDS encoding LLM class flavin-dependent oxidoreductase → MRFGIAILPEMPWAEAAPLWRRAEELGFDHAWTYDHLVWAGLPDSPWFGTTPTLTAAALITSRIGLGTFVTSPNFRHPVTFMRDVLSLDDVSGGRFVCGVGSGGDLDARLLGGPDLTMRERMDRFVEWVDLFDRMRREDHVFAGGDYFSAVDARTLPGPVGERVPLVVAANGPRGLRLAASKGEGWMTYGRKGDTEDEWWASLRDLGQRMDAALAAAGRDPAGFGRYLNLDIASYALGSVDRFEDHVGRAAELGFTDLVAHWPRPSEPYAGDEGVLERVASEVLPRWR, encoded by the coding sequence ATGCGTTTCGGCATCGCGATCCTGCCCGAGATGCCCTGGGCCGAGGCCGCGCCGCTGTGGCGCCGGGCCGAGGAGCTGGGCTTCGACCACGCCTGGACCTACGACCACCTCGTGTGGGCGGGGCTGCCCGACTCGCCGTGGTTCGGCACCACCCCGACGCTGACCGCCGCGGCGCTGATCACCTCGCGCATCGGACTCGGTACGTTCGTGACCTCGCCGAACTTCCGCCACCCGGTCACCTTCATGCGGGACGTGCTGTCGCTCGACGACGTCTCCGGCGGCCGGTTCGTCTGCGGGGTCGGCTCCGGCGGCGACCTCGATGCGCGGCTGCTCGGCGGCCCCGACCTCACGATGCGCGAGCGGATGGACCGCTTCGTCGAGTGGGTCGACCTGTTCGACCGGATGCGCCGCGAGGACCACGTCTTCGCCGGCGGCGACTACTTCTCGGCCGTCGACGCGCGCACCCTGCCCGGGCCGGTCGGCGAGCGGGTGCCGCTCGTCGTCGCCGCCAACGGGCCTCGCGGCCTGCGCCTCGCGGCGAGCAAGGGCGAGGGCTGGATGACGTACGGCCGCAAGGGCGACACCGAGGACGAGTGGTGGGCGAGCCTGCGCGACCTCGGCCAGCGGATGGACGCAGCGCTCGCCGCCGCCGGGCGCGACCCCGCCGGCTTCGGCCGCTACCTCAACCTCGACATCGCTTCGTACGCCCTCGGCAGCGTCGACCGCTTCGAGGACCACGTCGGGCGCGCGGCCGAGCTCGGCTTCACCGACCTCGTGGCGCACTGGCCGCGGCCGAGCGAGCCGTACGCCGGTGACGAGGGCGTGCTCGAGCGCGTGGCCTCCGAGGTGCTGCCCCGCTGGCGCTGA
- a CDS encoding sterol carrier family protein — MPPRRRIDPVAGREAVVAWHADPDAADRSTVATAVRYTLEELSLLAPGRSVEVRVPPYAAVQVIEGPRHTRGTPTNVVEMDAQVWLRLATGATRWVDAEDSGAVRASGQRADLSRHLPLVPLADGSA, encoded by the coding sequence ATGCCACCGCGCCGCCGCATCGATCCCGTCGCCGGACGCGAGGCCGTCGTGGCCTGGCACGCCGATCCCGACGCCGCCGACCGGAGCACGGTCGCGACCGCGGTGCGCTACACGCTGGAGGAGCTGTCGCTGCTCGCGCCGGGGCGCTCGGTCGAGGTGCGCGTCCCGCCGTACGCCGCCGTCCAGGTGATCGAGGGACCGCGCCACACCCGCGGCACCCCGACCAACGTCGTCGAGATGGACGCCCAGGTCTGGCTGCGCCTCGCCACGGGCGCGACGCGCTGGGTCGACGCCGAGGACAGCGGCGCCGTGCGTGCTTCCGGGCAACGGGCCGACCTCAGCCGCCACCTGCCGCTGGTGCCGCTCGCCGACGGCTCGGCCTAG